One Roseimaritima multifibrata DNA window includes the following coding sequences:
- a CDS encoding HU family DNA-binding protein has translation MTKKDIVRTISEEVGLTQQQTKVIVQKTFDGIVDTLVRERRIELRNFGVFEVKKRAARKARNPRTGHQVEVAEKYVVTFKPGKEMEQRVRDLAEAADLLAAKESEITKSTPFPNPPEST, from the coding sequence GTGACAAAAAAAGATATCGTCCGTACGATTTCCGAAGAGGTTGGGCTGACCCAACAACAAACGAAGGTGATTGTCCAAAAGACCTTTGACGGAATCGTCGACACATTGGTCCGAGAGCGAAGGATTGAACTGCGTAATTTTGGAGTCTTCGAGGTTAAGAAGCGGGCGGCTCGCAAAGCCAGAAACCCGCGGACAGGCCATCAAGTCGAAGTCGCTGAAAAGTACGTGGTCACCTTCAAACCCGGCAAGGAAATGGAACAACGAGTTCGTGATTTAGCCGAAGCAGCGGACCTCTTGGCCGCTAAAGAAAGCGAAATCACGAAATCGACCCCGTTCCCCAATCCCCCCGAATCAACTTAG
- the rph gene encoding ribonuclease PH codes for MRAANCLRPVEINRQSWGQAPGRVLYQSGETVVLCTASVQSRVPDWMVGKGKGWVTAEYNMLPHSTGSRKNRDRSGKVDGRTTEIQRLIGRSLRAIVDLEALGEHMITVDCDVLQADGGTRTAAITGGYIALVDAIRSVLPEAQIGTPPVIDSVAAVSVGVVDNEIVLDLDYPLDFAAQVDMNVVMTGSGRFVEIQGTGEEATFDDDQLAAMLKLARSGIAELTERQRTALAN; via the coding sequence ATGCGTGCTGCGAATTGTTTGCGACCTGTCGAAATCAATCGTCAGAGCTGGGGCCAAGCCCCCGGCCGAGTCCTCTACCAAAGCGGCGAAACGGTGGTCCTCTGCACCGCATCGGTGCAGAGCCGCGTTCCCGATTGGATGGTCGGAAAAGGAAAAGGCTGGGTCACCGCCGAATACAACATGCTGCCGCACAGCACCGGATCGCGGAAGAATCGTGACCGCAGTGGCAAAGTCGATGGGCGGACCACCGAAATCCAACGTCTGATCGGTCGCTCCCTGCGAGCCATTGTCGATCTGGAAGCCTTGGGCGAGCACATGATCACGGTCGACTGCGATGTCCTGCAAGCCGACGGCGGGACTCGAACCGCCGCGATTACCGGCGGCTATATCGCCTTGGTCGATGCGATTCGGTCCGTTCTTCCCGAAGCCCAAATCGGGACGCCGCCGGTTATCGATTCCGTTGCCGCGGTCAGCGTTGGCGTCGTCGACAACGAAATCGTCTTAGACCTGGACTATCCACTCGATTTTGCCGCCCAGGTCGACATGAACGTCGTGATGACCGGCAGTGGACGTTTTGTGGAAATCCAAGGAACGGGCGAAGAAGCGACTTTCGACGACGACCAACTTGCCGCCATGCTGAAATTGGCTCGCAGTGGGATCGCCGAACTAACCGAACGCCAGCGAACGGCACTGGCGAACTGA
- a CDS encoding CinA family protein, whose translation MNEAAQALATILAQRNAKIVFAESCTAGLVSATLAAIPGISNYLCGSAVTYREATKAAWLGVSEKQMALETAVCAEVALQMASGVLAKTAEADLAVSITGHLGPGAPEALDGCLYIGVALSERLVGSSVEEGPEQPPRARNQVSRHVLAPMDRIARQQAAARQVLQVAREVLLAIEGKRNCFPGSDEFGQV comes from the coding sequence ATGAACGAAGCCGCTCAAGCTTTAGCGACGATTCTCGCTCAGCGGAATGCGAAAATCGTATTTGCTGAAAGCTGCACCGCCGGGCTTGTGTCGGCGACTCTGGCTGCGATACCCGGAATTTCTAACTATTTGTGCGGGTCGGCAGTCACCTACCGCGAAGCGACCAAAGCGGCTTGGCTGGGGGTTTCTGAAAAGCAAATGGCTTTGGAAACAGCGGTCTGTGCAGAGGTTGCCCTGCAGATGGCTAGCGGAGTCTTGGCAAAGACCGCTGAAGCCGATCTAGCGGTATCGATCACCGGGCACCTGGGCCCTGGAGCTCCTGAGGCACTTGATGGCTGCCTTTATATAGGGGTGGCGTTGTCGGAGCGTTTGGTTGGTTCCTCCGTCGAGGAAGGTCCGGAGCAACCGCCAAGGGCTAGGAATCAGGTAAGCCGGCACGTCTTGGCTCCCATGGATCGAATTGCCCGCCAGCAGGCGGCCGCTCGGCAGGTTTTACAAGTGGCACGCGAAGTTCTCCTTGCCATTGAAGGAAAAAGGAATTGTTTTCCAGGTTCCGATGAATTTGGTCAAGTTTGA
- a CDS encoding NHL repeat-containing protein: MNTNRMIFAVLNMVWLFSAGLIVAEEKKMPKGIQIAKYAPTSGSFPACTHIVFSGKTEIVTANDALFYRTDSKSPFRKSAIHGLKDAHAVVFNPHNQLFYATDTGNHRLITFRDPAVAEVQDSMSSLADVKLVRPHDIVFDESTGWLYSINPDGRQVFRFKEDGKSAGVLDLPSNFRYSRALTIVDGRLYVIGSSAGAVVEVVDFGKQEYKVHNSFEKKKDAPAGSWKSTGLVLNDVDFFDGYWYATSYFCPSYAAGNDCDENKFIRFKTWQDLKNGTWEDLSHRLPPRIVPYYLTPHDDALFIAVFNHEERGVSAGVYQLTTSESE; encoded by the coding sequence ATGAACACGAACCGAATGATTTTTGCCGTTTTGAATATGGTTTGGCTGTTTAGTGCAGGCCTGATCGTTGCTGAAGAAAAAAAAATGCCGAAGGGCATTCAGATTGCGAAATATGCGCCGACGAGTGGTTCGTTCCCGGCTTGCACGCATATTGTCTTTAGTGGCAAAACCGAGATTGTGACCGCAAACGATGCGCTGTTTTATCGCACCGATTCCAAGTCGCCGTTTCGCAAGTCGGCCATCCATGGATTGAAAGACGCCCATGCCGTCGTTTTCAATCCGCACAATCAGCTTTTTTATGCGACGGACACGGGAAACCACCGGCTAATCACTTTTCGCGATCCTGCCGTCGCCGAGGTGCAAGACAGCATGAGTTCGCTGGCAGATGTAAAGCTCGTGCGTCCGCACGACATCGTGTTTGATGAATCGACCGGCTGGCTTTATTCGATCAACCCAGATGGTAGGCAGGTGTTTCGATTTAAGGAGGATGGCAAGAGTGCGGGCGTGCTGGATCTGCCTTCGAATTTTAGATATTCTCGCGCCCTGACGATTGTCGACGGCAGGCTGTACGTCATTGGGTCAAGTGCTGGTGCTGTGGTTGAAGTCGTCGATTTTGGCAAGCAAGAGTACAAAGTCCACAACAGTTTCGAAAAGAAGAAAGATGCACCGGCTGGAAGTTGGAAGTCGACCGGCCTGGTATTGAACGATGTGGATTTCTTTGATGGATACTGGTACGCCACATCGTATTTCTGCCCTTCTTACGCTGCAGGGAACGATTGCGACGAGAACAAGTTCATTCGTTTTAAAACGTGGCAGGACTTAAAAAACGGAACCTGGGAGGATCTCAGTCATCGACTCCCTCCCCGCATCGTCCCCTACTACCTGACGCCGCATGACGACGCGCTCTTTATTGCCGTTTTTAACCACGAAGAACGGGGCGTGTCCGCCGGGGTATACCAGCTGACGACATCCGAATCCGAGTAG